One window from the genome of Nicotiana tomentosiformis chromosome 5, ASM39032v3, whole genome shotgun sequence encodes:
- the LOC104085620 gene encoding protein HOTHEAD-like isoform X1, with amino-acid sequence MVSSSNWSHYIFSSLFAVLILIVPCFSEKAPYSTFAKDATSAPEVVFFDYIVIGGGTSGCALAATLSQGSNVLLLERGGLPYGNPNITNITGFANNLADTSPSSPAQLFISTDGVFNHRGRVLGGGSAVNAGFFSRASKGYVKKMGWDQKVVNEAYEWVEKKVAFQPQIKQWQSAVRNGLVEVGVKPYNGFTYEHLFGTKVGGTIFDPQGHRHTAADLLEYADPTKITVYLYATVQQIMFKKEAGGRKPRAYGVRFLDSEGNSHMAYLNEGSKKEVVLSAGALGSPQMLMLSGIGPAKQLKAHGIYILVDQPMVGKGMSDNPMNAVFVPSPHPVEVSLIQVVGITGFKSYIEAASGPLELDWMRRIAHDFKRIANQTMDPLKVPSEMQFPKGIPGINPHLLHSPMQAGLILEKVAGPYSTGFLQLKSKDPNENPKVTFNYFKDPRDLQRCVQGMKTIAEVIESRSFSKFRYPYTSAQSLMDTMLTFPINLRPRHLSASISLEQFCIDTVMTIWHYHGGCQVGKVVDRNYRVFGVDGLRVIDGSTFIYSPGTNPQATVMMLGRYMGQKILKDRLAGGRK; translated from the exons ATGGTTAGCTCAAGTAATTGGAGCCACTacattttttcttctctttttgcaGTTCTCATTCTCATCGTTCCTTGTTTTTCTGAGAAAG CCCCATATTCCACATTCGCAAAGGACGCTACATCAGCACCAGAGGTGGTATTCTTCGATTATATCGTTATAGGAGGAGGAACTTCTGGCTGTGCGTTAGCAGCAACTCTCTCACAAGGTTCCAATGTTTTGTTATTGGAAAGAGGTGGCTTGCCTTATGGTAACCCAAACATCACAAACATTACTGGTTTTGCCAACAATTTAGCAGACACTTCTCCTTCATCGCCCGCACAACTCTTCATCTCTACCGACGGTGTATTCAACCACCGTGGCCGTGTCTTAGGCGGCGGCTCGGCCGTTAATGCCGGGTTCTTTTCACGGGCAAGCAAAGGCTACGTTAAGAAAATGGGATGGGATCAAAAGGTAGTGAATGAAGCCTATGAATGGGTTGAAAAGAAAGTGGCGTTTCAGCCTCAGATAAAGCAGTGGCAATCGGCAGTGAGAAATGGTCTTGTGGAAGTAGGAGTGAAACCATATAATGGTTTTACGTATGAACATTTGTTTGGAACTAAAGTTGGTGGTACCATTTTTGATCCACAAGGTCATAGGCATACTGCTGCTGATTTATTAGAGTATGCTGATCCTACCAAAATTACTGTTTATTTGTATGCAACCGTGCAACAGATCATGTTCAAAAAAGAAG CAGGAGGAAGGAAGCCAAGAGCTTATGGAGTTCGGTTTCTAGATTCAGAAGGTAATAGCCACATGGCGTACTTGAACGAAGGATCCAAAAAAGAGGTCGTTTTGAGCGCTGGAGCATTGGGAAGCCCACAAATGTTAATGTTAAGTGGTATTGGGCCGGCAAAGCAATTGAAGGCCCATGGGATCTATATTTTGGTGGATCAGCCCATGGTTGGTAAGGGTATGTCAGATAACCCAATGAATGCTGTCTTTGTTCCTTCTCCACACCCTGTTGAAgtttctcttattcaagtggttGGTATTACTGGCTTCAAAAGTTACATTGAAGCTGCCAGTGGGCCTTTGGAGTTGGATTGGATGCGAAGGATTGCCCATGATTTTAAAAGAATAGCTAATCAG ACCATGGACCCATTGAAGGTACCTTCAGAAATGCAGTTCCCCAAAGGCATACCTGGGATCAACCCACACCTTCTACACTCCCCTATGCAAGCTGGTCTCATCCTAGAAAAAGTAGCAGGACCATATTCAACAGGTTTTCTTCAACTTAAAAGCAAAGACCCAAATGAAAATCCAAAAGTAACTTTCAACTACTTCAAAGATCCAAGAGACTTACAAAGATGTGTACAAGGCATGAAAACAATAGCAGAGGTCATAGAATCAAGATCTTTCTCCAAATTCAGATACCCTTATACTTCAGCACAATCTTTAATGGATACAatgttgacttttccaattaACTTGAGGCCAAGACATTTGAGTGCCTCTATTTCTTTAGAACAGTTTTGTATAGACACAGTAATGACCATATGGCATTATCATGGAGGTTGTCAAGTTGGAAAAGTGGTTGATAGAAATTATAGAGTTTTTGGGGTTGATGGATTGAGAGTTATTGATGGATCCACTTTTATATACTCCCCTGGCACTAATCCTCAAGCCACTGTCATGATGCTTGGAAG GTAcatggggcagaaaattttgaaAGACAGACTTGCTGGTGGAAGGAAATAA
- the LOC104085620 gene encoding protein HOTHEAD-like isoform X2, producing the protein MVSSSNWSHYIFSSLFAVLILIVPCFSEKAPYSTFAKDATSAPEVVFFDYIVIGGGTSGCALAATLSQGSNVLLLERGGLPYGNPNITNITGFANNLADTSPSSPAQLFISTDGVFNHRGRVLGGGSAVNAGFFSRASKGYVKKMGWDQKVVNEAYEWVEKKVAFQPQIKQWQSAVRNGLVEVGVKPYNGFTYEHLFGTKVGGTIFDPQGHRHTAADLLEYADPTKITVYLYATVQQIMFKKEGGRKPRAYGVRFLDSEGNSHMAYLNEGSKKEVVLSAGALGSPQMLMLSGIGPAKQLKAHGIYILVDQPMVGKGMSDNPMNAVFVPSPHPVEVSLIQVVGITGFKSYIEAASGPLELDWMRRIAHDFKRIANQTMDPLKVPSEMQFPKGIPGINPHLLHSPMQAGLILEKVAGPYSTGFLQLKSKDPNENPKVTFNYFKDPRDLQRCVQGMKTIAEVIESRSFSKFRYPYTSAQSLMDTMLTFPINLRPRHLSASISLEQFCIDTVMTIWHYHGGCQVGKVVDRNYRVFGVDGLRVIDGSTFIYSPGTNPQATVMMLGRYMGQKILKDRLAGGRK; encoded by the exons ATGGTTAGCTCAAGTAATTGGAGCCACTacattttttcttctctttttgcaGTTCTCATTCTCATCGTTCCTTGTTTTTCTGAGAAAG CCCCATATTCCACATTCGCAAAGGACGCTACATCAGCACCAGAGGTGGTATTCTTCGATTATATCGTTATAGGAGGAGGAACTTCTGGCTGTGCGTTAGCAGCAACTCTCTCACAAGGTTCCAATGTTTTGTTATTGGAAAGAGGTGGCTTGCCTTATGGTAACCCAAACATCACAAACATTACTGGTTTTGCCAACAATTTAGCAGACACTTCTCCTTCATCGCCCGCACAACTCTTCATCTCTACCGACGGTGTATTCAACCACCGTGGCCGTGTCTTAGGCGGCGGCTCGGCCGTTAATGCCGGGTTCTTTTCACGGGCAAGCAAAGGCTACGTTAAGAAAATGGGATGGGATCAAAAGGTAGTGAATGAAGCCTATGAATGGGTTGAAAAGAAAGTGGCGTTTCAGCCTCAGATAAAGCAGTGGCAATCGGCAGTGAGAAATGGTCTTGTGGAAGTAGGAGTGAAACCATATAATGGTTTTACGTATGAACATTTGTTTGGAACTAAAGTTGGTGGTACCATTTTTGATCCACAAGGTCATAGGCATACTGCTGCTGATTTATTAGAGTATGCTGATCCTACCAAAATTACTGTTTATTTGTATGCAACCGTGCAACAGATCATGTTCAAAAAAGAAG GAGGAAGGAAGCCAAGAGCTTATGGAGTTCGGTTTCTAGATTCAGAAGGTAATAGCCACATGGCGTACTTGAACGAAGGATCCAAAAAAGAGGTCGTTTTGAGCGCTGGAGCATTGGGAAGCCCACAAATGTTAATGTTAAGTGGTATTGGGCCGGCAAAGCAATTGAAGGCCCATGGGATCTATATTTTGGTGGATCAGCCCATGGTTGGTAAGGGTATGTCAGATAACCCAATGAATGCTGTCTTTGTTCCTTCTCCACACCCTGTTGAAgtttctcttattcaagtggttGGTATTACTGGCTTCAAAAGTTACATTGAAGCTGCCAGTGGGCCTTTGGAGTTGGATTGGATGCGAAGGATTGCCCATGATTTTAAAAGAATAGCTAATCAG ACCATGGACCCATTGAAGGTACCTTCAGAAATGCAGTTCCCCAAAGGCATACCTGGGATCAACCCACACCTTCTACACTCCCCTATGCAAGCTGGTCTCATCCTAGAAAAAGTAGCAGGACCATATTCAACAGGTTTTCTTCAACTTAAAAGCAAAGACCCAAATGAAAATCCAAAAGTAACTTTCAACTACTTCAAAGATCCAAGAGACTTACAAAGATGTGTACAAGGCATGAAAACAATAGCAGAGGTCATAGAATCAAGATCTTTCTCCAAATTCAGATACCCTTATACTTCAGCACAATCTTTAATGGATACAatgttgacttttccaattaACTTGAGGCCAAGACATTTGAGTGCCTCTATTTCTTTAGAACAGTTTTGTATAGACACAGTAATGACCATATGGCATTATCATGGAGGTTGTCAAGTTGGAAAAGTGGTTGATAGAAATTATAGAGTTTTTGGGGTTGATGGATTGAGAGTTATTGATGGATCCACTTTTATATACTCCCCTGGCACTAATCCTCAAGCCACTGTCATGATGCTTGGAAG GTAcatggggcagaaaattttgaaAGACAGACTTGCTGGTGGAAGGAAATAA